One genomic segment of Novisyntrophococcus fermenticellae includes these proteins:
- a CDS encoding HlyD family efflux transporter periplasmic adaptor subunit, with product MDENKASQKSDKGRLHLRKHISWNIGTVIFLALFLYILVCLMLYLTADHIKSYQVTSGPLSRNETCTALVMREETVVDSTAKGYVNYFARDLSKIRQNGIVYGISTSAQKESARTLDENDLIKLRTDISKFSRYYTPNNFDSVYDFKYALRGSLLSLEGTLSENSGESSSSNGIMLASSEKDGIVVYSVDGMESLKEEDLKPRDFEKKNYQKKNLKTGDSINSGDPVYKLVTSDDWSILFPVSDKQTVKLESRERIKVKFLKDGGSETGELSIITVDDQRYAKITFHSGMIRYANERYLDIELVTNTRSGLKIPISSIVKKEFYTVPSEMLTKNDENTAGFLREIQDRDGKTKNEFVNATIYARVTQENSQQELMYLDTSQLKEGDVLVNPENNIRYTVGEKSFLEGVYCINKGYAVFRTISIIDQNTEFCIVESGTHYGIAQFDYIVLDGSTVNEKEIVTT from the coding sequence TTGGATGAAAATAAAGCATCGCAGAAAAGCGATAAGGGGCGTTTGCATCTGCGAAAACATATCAGTTGGAACATTGGTACAGTGATTTTTTTGGCACTGTTTCTTTATATACTTGTCTGTCTGATGCTATATTTAACAGCTGACCACATTAAATCTTACCAGGTGACTTCCGGACCCCTGTCCAGGAATGAAACCTGTACCGCCCTGGTCATGCGGGAAGAAACTGTTGTTGATTCCACCGCAAAAGGCTATGTCAACTATTTTGCACGAGATCTTTCAAAGATACGTCAAAATGGTATTGTATATGGTATCAGCACTTCTGCACAAAAAGAGTCAGCAAGGACCTTGGATGAAAACGATCTGATAAAGCTTCGTACAGATATCTCAAAATTCTCCAGATACTATACACCGAATAATTTTGATTCTGTATATGACTTCAAATACGCCCTTCGGGGAAGCCTGCTGTCTTTAGAAGGGACTCTTTCTGAGAACTCAGGCGAGAGCAGTTCTTCAAATGGTATCATGCTGGCTTCCAGTGAGAAAGACGGAATCGTTGTATACTCCGTAGACGGAATGGAAAGTCTAAAGGAGGAAGACTTAAAGCCAAGGGACTTTGAGAAAAAAAATTACCAGAAAAAAAATTTGAAAACAGGGGATTCCATTAACTCGGGAGATCCTGTTTATAAATTGGTTACCAGCGATGATTGGTCAATTTTATTTCCTGTATCGGATAAGCAGACAGTAAAACTAGAATCCAGAGAAAGAATAAAGGTCAAGTTTTTAAAAGACGGAGGGAGTGAAACAGGTGAACTTTCCATTATTACTGTTGATGACCAGCGCTATGCAAAGATAACATTTCATTCCGGTATGATTCGCTATGCCAATGAGCGATATCTTGATATTGAATTGGTTACGAATACCCGGAGTGGGTTGAAAATACCAATTTCTTCTATTGTAAAAAAAGAATTTTATACAGTACCTTCTGAAATGCTTACAAAAAACGATGAGAATACAGCAGGTTTTCTTAGAGAGATACAAGACAGAGACGGAAAAACAAAGAATGAATTCGTTAATGCAACTATATATGCCAGAGTGACCCAGGAAAATTCCCAACAGGAACTTATGTATCTGGATACAAGCCAACTGAAAGAGGGAGACGTTCTTGTAAATCCTGAGAACAATATCCGCTATACAGTAGGTGAAAAATCATTTCTGGAAGGTGTATACTGCATTAATAAAGGATATGCTGTTTTCCGGACAATCTCTATCATTGACCAGAATACAGAATTTTGTATTGTAGAATCCGGAACCCACTATGGTATCGCACAATTTGATTATATTGTTTTAGATGGAAGTACTGTTAATGAGAAAGAGATTGTTACTACCTGA
- a CDS encoding DUF378 domain-containing protein: MNSRGLDYTALTIVIIGAINWGLIGILKFDLVAFLFGDLGWVSRTIYTIVGICGLYLISAYGRITDGHNA; this comes from the coding sequence ATGAATTCGAGAGGATTAGATTATACAGCACTTACAATTGTAATAATTGGAGCCATTAACTGGGGATTGATTGGTATATTAAAATTTGATCTGGTAGCATTTTTGTTTGGAGACCTGGGATGGGTTTCAAGAACGATCTATACCATCGTTGGAATCTGCGGCTTGTACTTAATTAGTGCATATGGAAGAATTACCGATGGTCATAATGCCTGA
- a CDS encoding YggS family pyridoxal phosphate-dependent enzyme, which yields MLQENLEDVELKIQSACDRAGRKRSEVTLIAVSKTKPVEMLEEIYDCGQRDFGENKVQEMVDKYEVLPSDIRWHLIGHLQRNKVKYVVDKACLIHSVDSMRLAKAISDEAVKKQCQVSVLIEVNVAAEESKFGVSPEEVIPFIEAIADYPNLRIEGLMTIAPYVECPEDNRAVFRGLRQLGVDINEKNINNVNVHILSMGMTNDYEIAIEEGATMVRVGTGIFGVRNYGTSH from the coding sequence ATGTTACAGGAAAACCTTGAAGACGTAGAACTTAAAATACAAAGTGCCTGTGATCGTGCAGGTCGTAAGCGCAGTGAAGTCACACTGATTGCAGTGAGTAAGACAAAACCGGTTGAAATGCTCGAGGAAATATATGACTGTGGTCAAAGAGATTTTGGTGAGAATAAAGTTCAGGAGATGGTGGACAAGTATGAGGTACTGCCTTCAGATATCCGATGGCACCTGATAGGACACCTTCAGAGAAATAAAGTAAAGTATGTAGTGGACAAGGCCTGCCTGATTCATTCTGTAGATTCTATGCGGCTTGCAAAGGCAATTAGTGATGAGGCAGTGAAGAAACAATGTCAGGTATCTGTCCTGATTGAGGTAAATGTGGCAGCTGAAGAGAGCAAATTTGGTGTTTCTCCGGAGGAAGTCATTCCTTTCATTGAAGCAATTGCCGATTATCCAAATCTCCGCATTGAAGGCCTTATGACAATTGCACCTTATGTGGAATGCCCGGAAGATAACAGGGCAGTTTTTCGAGGATTGCGCCAATTAGGTGTTGACATCAATGAGAAAAACATTAATAATGTTAATGTGCATATTTTGAGCATGGGAATGACCAACGATTATGAAATTGCAATCGAAGAAGGGGCAACCATGGTTCGTGTCGGCACAGGGATTTTCGGAGTCCGTAATTACGGTACTTCCCACTAA